One part of the Sulfuriferula thiophila genome encodes these proteins:
- a CDS encoding glycosyltransferase family 2 protein: MIRLSICIPTYNFGKFIGQTLDSILLQASPEIEVVILDGGSTDETSAVVQSKQLNYPLLKYVYQNFRGGIDRDIEKVVSLAQGQYCWLFSADDIMLPGTIDKVLEAISSNYDVYLCEHVLCDLAMKPIREYPPFKNVTHPKLFNLADVLQKKDYFRSARTSEAFFSFMSSPIFKKTAWDSASVPESFRGTCWIVAGHLLSLIPAGITVKYLGEILLHKRGENDSFANLGIVNRFRIAIEAFQHIANMVFGEHSEEAFHIRRVLQQDIPFRALIMAKLMAFKSPEKEDINVLNRIVKIHYANAGFENRMKYAFYKMAPVVMLEMAYSIKKCITR, translated from the coding sequence ATGATACGGTTATCAATCTGCATCCCAACTTACAATTTTGGGAAATTTATTGGGCAAACGCTGGATAGCATTCTGCTGCAAGCTTCCCCAGAAATTGAGGTCGTCATACTTGATGGCGGTTCAACAGATGAAACATCCGCTGTAGTCCAATCTAAGCAGTTGAATTACCCTCTGTTAAAGTATGTTTATCAAAATTTCCGTGGCGGTATTGATCGTGATATTGAGAAAGTTGTCAGTTTAGCGCAGGGGCAATATTGCTGGTTATTCTCGGCTGATGACATTATGTTGCCAGGTACGATAGATAAGGTGCTTGAGGCTATTAGTTCAAACTACGATGTTTATCTCTGTGAGCATGTTTTGTGTGATTTGGCGATGAAGCCAATTCGTGAATACCCGCCGTTTAAAAATGTGACTCATCCTAAATTGTTTAATCTTGCGGATGTTTTGCAGAAAAAAGATTATTTCCGTTCTGCTAGAACCAGTGAGGCATTCTTTAGTTTCATGTCTAGCCCTATATTCAAGAAAACAGCTTGGGATAGCGCCAGCGTGCCTGAATCTTTTCGCGGTACATGTTGGATAGTTGCTGGACACTTGCTGAGTTTAATCCCCGCCGGGATTACTGTGAAGTATTTGGGTGAGATATTGCTTCACAAACGAGGAGAAAATGATTCGTTTGCTAATCTCGGTATTGTTAATCGTTTTCGGATTGCCATCGAAGCTTTTCAACATATAGCTAACATGGTGTTTGGAGAGCATTCCGAAGAAGCGTTTCACATTCGCCGAGTGCTGCAACAAGATATCCCGTTTCGCGCACTGATAATGGCAAAGTTAATGGCATTCAAAAGCCCGGAAAAAGAAGATATTAATGTGCTTAATCGTATTGTAAAAATTCATTATGCCAACGCAGGTTTTGAAAATAGGATGAAATATGCATTTTATAAAATGGCACCTGTTGTCATGCTTGAAATGGCATATTCAATTAAAAAGTGCATAACCAGATGA
- a CDS encoding glycosyltransferase, producing the protein MKVLLITGSYPPMKCGVGAYTQRLAVALTEYGDMQVTVLTDVRASEAVTVNGIEVLSIVRGWGMIELFRIARYIKQLNPDVVHIQYPTQGYSGRMPRFLPLLMRLLAKPCVQTWHEPVLGWSGVLLAIGLRVLVTVREDFMGSIPKLTQKALKRTKLIWIPAASLLPTAKLSDEQRLKFRQSYASENDVLLTYYGFVAPLKGIEALFEIVAKTNARLLMACDFLSDDDYHRSLLDNIAIMGIASRITIMGFLPEDQLASILASSDAVVLPFRDGAGAWNTSIDGAVAQGVFVLSTSVIVNGYNNERNIYFAKPGNVDEMIAAIQKYAGQHIACKQPILEWRNIAEQHLNVYKQLVLI; encoded by the coding sequence ATGAAGGTGCTTTTGATTACTGGATCATACCCACCGATGAAGTGTGGAGTTGGGGCTTATACGCAACGACTGGCGGTAGCGCTTACAGAATACGGTGATATGCAAGTAACCGTACTAACCGATGTTCGCGCTAGTGAAGCGGTAACAGTGAATGGGATTGAGGTGCTGTCAATTGTTAGGGGCTGGGGAATGATCGAATTGTTTCGGATCGCAAGATATATCAAACAATTGAATCCAGATGTTGTCCATATACAATACCCAACGCAAGGTTACTCCGGCAGAATGCCGAGGTTTTTGCCTCTGTTAATGCGCTTGTTAGCTAAGCCCTGTGTACAAACATGGCATGAGCCTGTTCTCGGCTGGTCAGGGGTATTGTTAGCAATCGGATTAAGGGTTCTGGTGACTGTAAGAGAAGATTTCATGGGTAGCATTCCCAAGTTAACTCAAAAAGCGCTTAAACGTACAAAACTGATCTGGATACCCGCAGCATCTTTGTTGCCTACAGCAAAGTTGTCTGATGAGCAGCGATTAAAGTTTCGTCAGTCATATGCTTCAGAGAACGATGTATTGCTGACTTATTATGGTTTTGTGGCACCTCTTAAAGGCATTGAGGCTTTGTTTGAAATCGTCGCTAAAACAAATGCAAGACTATTGATGGCATGCGACTTTCTATCTGACGATGATTATCATAGGTCGTTATTGGATAATATTGCGATTATGGGGATTGCATCACGCATAACTATAATGGGTTTTTTACCAGAAGATCAGTTGGCCTCTATTCTGGCTTCCTCGGATGCGGTTGTGCTTCCTTTTAGGGATGGGGCCGGTGCATGGAATACAAGTATTGATGGGGCTGTTGCTCAGGGTGTATTTGTTTTAAGTACGTCTGTCATTGTTAATGGTTATAACAACGAAAGAAATATCTATTTTGCTAAACCTGGCAATGTAGATGAAATGATTGCCGCAATTCAAAAGTACGCGGGACAGCATATTGCATGCAAGCAACCAATATTAGAATGGCGGAATATTGCAGAACAGCATTTAAACGTTTATAAGCAGTTGGTTTTAATATGA
- a CDS encoding class I SAM-dependent methyltransferase — protein sequence MTMEVLQDKLQISKARQELVNKGASLIESPLRSLLRKLGLVRGVAMGDMVKSWDVLATVDFLEKNVQKNDPILDIGCYASEVIVALHKLGFSNLTGADLNPNLRKMPYQNDIHYEITDFMHTKFEDASFQAITSISVIEHGFDGQSLLKEMSRLLKPGGYFIASFDYWPEKIDTTGTKFFGMDWKIFSKNEVVDFVNAAAAYGFSPNGEMKYDGKDKPIDCADKQYTFGWLVLKKST from the coding sequence ATGACTATGGAAGTTTTACAAGATAAATTGCAAATAAGCAAAGCGCGTCAAGAATTGGTAAATAAAGGCGCTTCTCTAATTGAATCTCCGCTGCGATCTTTGTTGAGAAAACTTGGGTTAGTGCGCGGCGTGGCAATGGGTGATATGGTAAAAAGCTGGGATGTGCTTGCCACGGTAGATTTTCTTGAAAAAAATGTGCAAAAAAATGATCCGATACTTGATATCGGGTGTTATGCATCAGAGGTGATCGTTGCGTTGCATAAATTGGGATTTTCAAATTTAACAGGTGCAGATCTGAATCCGAACTTACGGAAAATGCCATATCAGAATGATATTCATTATGAAATTACTGATTTCATGCATACCAAATTTGAAGATGCTTCATTTCAAGCAATTACATCAATTTCTGTAATTGAACATGGATTTGATGGGCAGTCTCTTTTGAAGGAAATGTCACGTCTTTTAAAACCCGGAGGCTATTTCATAGCATCGTTCGATTATTGGCCTGAGAAAATTGATACAACGGGAACCAAGTTTTTTGGTATGGACTGGAAAATTTTTTCAAAAAATGAAGTCGTGGATTTTGTAAATGCGGCGGCAGCTTATGGTTTTTCTCCCAATGGGGAGATGAAGTATGACGGCAAAGATAAGCCGATAGATTGCGCGGATAAGCAATATACTTTTGGCTGGTTGGTACTTAAAAAATCTACCTAA
- a CDS encoding oligosaccharide flippase family protein → MLAGLANSIWSALIGLAVVPLYLKYLGIEAYGLIGFFATTQAVLSLLDMGLAPTINREVARCSATGDLKQAGKLLHTLAIVYWSMAIAIALLVIALAPWIAEYWLQSKHLTQQTVEHAVMLMGLVVACRWPIGLYQGALMGAQRLTVSSSVSIVMATFGSLGAVAVLAFVSPTIEALFIWQAGVALVYAAIMRLAAWRVIGRLKVIRFDVDELKRIWRFSAGMSGVAISAVILMQLDKVLLSRILSLEDFGRYALAGVVASGLYVLLTPAFNVIYPRLSALVVTGDTKTLISLYRNGTRLLLAILFPISVTAAVFSNELLFLWTGNSSLASSTAPIVSLFLLGTALNGAMHFPYALQLAYGMTRLPLIINAILIMVMIPMTIFLALRFGAIGGAISWALLNGIYLLIGTWLTHRALLKGVGLKWLLWDVGLPLVLSLLLLGIVGGEVRGLGYSPYATLFIGGGLTLITFVLIVLVSPSLMLMIRNRFIQIIKLNSSFS, encoded by the coding sequence TTGTTGGCTGGATTGGCGAATTCGATCTGGTCGGCACTGATCGGCTTGGCGGTTGTCCCGCTGTATCTTAAGTATTTAGGCATTGAAGCTTACGGGCTGATCGGCTTTTTTGCGACTACGCAAGCTGTGCTTAGCCTCCTTGATATGGGGTTGGCTCCAACGATTAATCGCGAGGTTGCACGCTGTTCAGCAACTGGCGATTTGAAGCAGGCGGGGAAGTTGCTGCATACGCTAGCTATCGTTTATTGGAGTATGGCGATAGCAATTGCATTATTGGTTATAGCGCTTGCACCATGGATTGCTGAATATTGGCTGCAATCAAAACATCTTACTCAGCAAACTGTAGAGCATGCTGTAATGCTAATGGGCCTAGTCGTAGCGTGCCGTTGGCCAATTGGTTTGTATCAAGGCGCATTGATGGGCGCGCAACGTTTGACGGTATCAAGCAGTGTGAGCATTGTAATGGCAACTTTTGGCAGTTTGGGTGCGGTGGCAGTTCTTGCGTTTGTGTCGCCTACGATTGAAGCGCTCTTTATTTGGCAGGCTGGGGTGGCTCTTGTTTATGCTGCGATCATGCGATTGGCTGCATGGCGGGTCATAGGGCGATTAAAGGTGATTCGGTTCGATGTTGATGAATTGAAGCGTATATGGCGGTTTTCTGCTGGCATGAGCGGTGTTGCCATTTCGGCAGTTATCCTGATGCAATTAGATAAAGTGTTATTGAGCAGAATTCTTAGCTTGGAAGATTTTGGACGGTATGCGCTGGCCGGAGTGGTTGCAAGTGGTTTGTACGTGTTACTTACACCTGCATTTAATGTGATCTATCCGCGTTTATCGGCACTTGTCGTGACCGGGGATACAAAAACGCTGATTAGTTTATATAGGAATGGAACCCGTTTGCTCCTAGCCATATTGTTTCCAATATCGGTAACTGCAGCTGTTTTTTCAAATGAACTGCTCTTTTTATGGACGGGGAACTCATCCTTGGCATCAAGCACAGCGCCGATAGTCTCACTATTTTTGCTTGGTACTGCGCTAAATGGTGCAATGCATTTTCCTTATGCATTGCAATTGGCTTATGGTATGACGCGTTTGCCGCTTATCATCAATGCCATATTAATAATGGTGATGATACCCATGACTATCTTTCTCGCTTTACGGTTTGGTGCGATCGGAGGGGCAATATCGTGGGCGCTACTAAATGGCATATATTTGTTAATTGGTACGTGGCTCACGCACAGAGCATTGCTTAAAGGTGTTGGTTTAAAATGGTTGTTATGGGATGTTGGACTGCCACTTGTCTTGTCATTACTGTTGCTGGGTATCGTTGGTGGTGAAGTTCGTGGGTTGGGCTATTCTCCTTATGCGACGTTATTTATCGGAGGCGGTTTGACATTGATTACTTTCGTATTAATAGTGTTAGTTTCCCCATCTTTAATGTTGATGATTCGAAATCGCTTTATCCAGATAATAAAACTAAACTCAAGCTTTTCTTGA